A part of Hippea maritima DSM 10411 genomic DNA contains:
- a CDS encoding SDR family NAD(P)-dependent oxidoreductase — protein sequence MAYTLITGATDGVGLRATFELARRGENLIIHGRDEFKLKKTVEELKKMNPSVDVKTVLCDFSDLVQVKETFSKIKNENIRVLINNAGCFDSKGIITKDGFGLTYQVNHLSHFLLTHILLQSLIKNSPSKVIVISSMAHASSVDFKALEQKRFGYSYSAYSCSKLCNILFAFKFSKMLKDKGVSVNCLHPGVINTKLLMEGWGACGADISKAHQMLMYAYDLPEDINGEYLKDFSVSKATDFAYNEKNQDECYRISMKHLEAYLNLTNANP from the coding sequence ATGGCCTATACGTTGATAACCGGCGCAACCGATGGTGTAGGATTAAGGGCTACCTTTGAGCTTGCAAGAAGGGGTGAAAACTTAATAATACATGGCAGAGATGAGTTCAAGCTAAAGAAGACAGTTGAAGAATTAAAAAAGATGAATCCATCTGTTGATGTTAAAACTGTTTTGTGTGATTTTTCCGATCTTGTACAGGTAAAAGAGACATTTAGTAAAATAAAAAATGAAAACATAAGGGTTTTAATAAACAATGCAGGTTGTTTTGATTCAAAGGGCATTATAACAAAGGATGGCTTTGGCCTTACTTATCAGGTAAACCATTTATCCCATTTTCTTCTAACTCATATCTTGCTTCAATCTCTGATTAAGAACTCTCCTTCTAAAGTTATTGTTATCTCTTCAATGGCTCATGCATCGAGTGTAGATTTTAAGGCTTTAGAGCAGAAGAGATTTGGTTATTCATATTCAGCATATTCGTGCTCAAAGTTATGCAATATTCTTTTTGCCTTCAAGTTTTCTAAGATGTTAAAAGATAAAGGCGTTTCTGTAAATTGCCTGCATCCTGGTGTAATAAACACCAAGCTTTTAATGGAAGGATGGGGAGCATGTGGGGCTGATATCTCAAAAGCCCATCAGATGTTAATGTATGCTTATGACTTACCCGAAGATATAAATGGCGAATATCTAAAGGATTTTAGTGTCTCTAAAGCTACTGATTTTGCTTATAATGAGAAAAATCAGGATGAATGCTATAGGATTAGCATGAAGCATTTAGAAGCTTACCTCAATCTTACGAATGCGAACCCGTAA
- the pcm gene encoding protein-L-isoaspartate O-methyltransferase, protein MKTNDELIDYLEKSIGILKTPAIIEAFRSIDRTDFVREGYKREAYQNYPLPIGNSQTISQPYTVAFMLELLQPKEDSHILDVGCGSCYTTALLAKIAKKGKVVGVEIDKKLVEFCKSNLRKYDFNNIEIYNADKLPPTKSKFDRILVSAAAERLPEELLNALKEGGRMVIPVQSSIFLIEKQNNKIKMQEHYGFAFVRLR, encoded by the coding sequence ATGAAGACAAATGATGAACTTATAGATTACCTCGAAAAATCCATAGGCATTCTTAAAACACCGGCAATAATAGAGGCATTCAGGTCAATAGACAGGACTGATTTTGTAAGAGAGGGATACAAAAGAGAAGCTTACCAAAACTATCCCCTTCCTATAGGAAACTCTCAAACCATATCACAACCCTATACTGTAGCCTTCATGTTAGAACTATTGCAACCAAAAGAAGATAGTCATATCTTAGATGTTGGGTGTGGAAGTTGCTATACTACGGCTCTACTTGCTAAGATTGCAAAAAAAGGCAAGGTGGTAGGAGTGGAAATAGACAAAAAACTCGTAGAGTTTTGCAAAAGCAATCTAAGAAAATATGACTTCAATAATATAGAAATCTACAACGCAGATAAGTTGCCACCTACAAAGAGTAAATTCGATAGGATTTTAGTCTCAGCAGCAGCAGAAAGGCTTCCAGAAGAACTCCTGAACGCATTAAAAGAAGGTGGCAGAATGGTTATACCTGTGCAATCATCCATTTTTCTAATAGAAAAACAGAACAATAAAATTAAAATGCAAGAGCATTACGGGTTCGCATTCGTAAGATTGAGGTAA